The genomic segment CTCTGCAGCATGGAAAACTGAGATATCGCATTCAATCGGAaatggggcagggacggtcagcataggcctgtcaacgggtcgggtctagacccggatccgaaccggatccgtgaaattattgcgggtatgggtagggatttaattccgtttctCGGattcggatccggatccgttttgtcaaacaaaaaaacgggtcggatacggaatatagtattccggcccgtattagacccggatccagatataaatgaattaataatttaaaaaatatatatttatcaatataatttgattagggtgatgtattttaataaagttaatttgatttcttttcttatttggttttttctttgcattagttagaaattagtttacaaatatatttttttctcatttttattagaaattataaattttgctaaatttgttcaggtagacccggatccggatccgagacccgccggatccggatccggaacatagaataaaagacccgtcgggtaaacgggtcggatccggatctggcatagtaattcgggtccggaataatgaattccggcccggacccggcccgtcgACAGCCCTAGGTCAGCAGTATGACCGTCCCTGAACGGTTAATGGCCACGATCTGATctcaaaaatttgtgcggctgagattacaagttgtaactcgattttcacgtcATGTGTGGGTCCCACAAAAATTTACTCTAAAGTTACTTGATGTGCAATAAAAGTTACACGATGTACAAAGAAAGTTACGCGCagttaaaaatggccaaaaccGTCCGGGAGGTGCAACCGTCCGTGCCCCGAGTCCCATTCACTCCTCTCTGCTGTATTTGGCCAGACCTCACTGCTCCATGGTACTGAGCAGTGAGTCGGTGTAGCATTCGAGAGATTCTGCAATGAGAGCCGAAGTTACATCAAACAATACAGTGTTTAAAATCGTAACTCTTAAGAAATTTGAGACTTGTTATTTTGTCTAGGATTATGTTAAGGTAGGGATCAGAAGTCTCGCAAGTTCAAACAGCTGTTGCTTGATATAAAACATACAACTTTTGGTGTAATAATCAAATTAATTGTATGAGTTGATAAATATAAATTTGCACCAAAATTGTATAAATTTAcactaaaaattataatcatAAGTTTTACATAAATTAATTTGACctgaaaaattttcaacttgtgAAGCCCTGATCTGTTAAAGTAGAACTtgttcaccaaaaaaaaaaaaaaaggttagagTTGACTCCCCAATTAATTTGAACTATTTAGTCTTGGTAGCCCGAACTCGAAGGGGCTTTTATTGTTGTCGGTGCGACTACGGACACAGTAAGGTAGGTAACTTCCTCCGCAAAAAACTTGTTTAATGTAACCCAAATTCGATAGGAGGGAAAAGAATCACTATGCCTGGTTTTTAAGTTCAAATAGTATAAAAAATGTATTGCCACTTCGCAAAATGCTTGcaacattgttttttttttttttggatgcaATTTCGCATACGATACGCTGTGACGTCAATAATTGAATGAAGCAGTAGTTGTTGCATATGCTGACATTTTCCAGCATTGAAACTAATTAGTAACTCGTTATGATAATATTTTCAAACAATCCGGAACGCTTCATTCAGTTCAGAATCGTATTTTAGCTTAAGGGGTTTTGATATAATTAAGTTCAAAGCCAAATTTACATGCAATGAAATGCTACATCTCTAAACGATACTTTCCAGTACTAATCTCTGTGTAAAATCTCACAGACCTATATTTGTAGTTCCCCGATTTGCTAATTAAGCCAAATCGTGGTTCATGTCAAAGtaacacatatatatacacgttTCTACACGAAATAGTATCGTACTATTTAAGTAAATTTAGTTTATGGGCTCACTTGTAAACTACAGAACATGTACAGCATATTCCATCATATCGTGATACCCTCCTGGTTCCACCAATTtatgccttgtttggattgcttgtttccgtcgaaaaatattgtcgttttccgtgatcacatttccttatcacctttttccttcacatatatcaaatcgctacagtaatttttatatgaaaaatgacggaaaatgcaatccaaacacaaccttagttTACTGGATTTAAGTGCTTTTGTTTGATAGTTTACTCCCAAAGTTATTAGACTAATCCGAACATAGGGCATTGCACTTATGACTATAGCGTCACAGATGATAATATGTAAATAAAGTAGAGTGAGATGTATCAtaatgtaaaaaataaaaaccccaTATCATATACTAGAACTATGAGTTACAAGTGAGATCTCGTTTtacctcaaaaaaaattttttttttccttagtttagGATTGAAAATAGGTTGGTTGAGAAATGCGTGAAACAGGCTTACAATAATTGTTCCTACTAAACTCCATCTATAGAGAGAGCCACGGTCCCCGCCGACACGATCTTTCCCACAAATCATATCTTTTTAACTCATTCGCTATTCGCCCACCAAACCCCTCCGTATCTCTTTCTGTCTCTCCCGATCGATCGAGCTATGGAGGAGGCAAAGGTGCCACTTCTCACCAACATAGACCGTTACTGTCATCCAAACGACGACTCCTCCTTGCAAGCAGCCTTCCACAAGTCTAACAATTTGTCATTTGATGCTGATGAAGATGATATCCAGCCCATCAACGGAGCTAGAGATTTCTTCAGAGAGTTCGCCGCTGAGTCCAAGAAACTGTGGTACCTTGCTGGTCCAGCCATCTTCACTTCCATCTGCCAATATTCGATTGGCGCCCTGACTCAAGTCTTTGCCGGCCAAGTCGGAACCATCGAGCTTGCAGCTGTTTCAGTGGAAAATTCTGTTGTAGCTGGATTTGCTTTCGGCATGATGGTATTACTATTATTGGTCTTGTTATATCCCTCCCTTTGTcatgatttttgtatttttctaaaCTATTTTAGGTTGGTCATGTCGTCGTGATATTCCCAGAGTCTTCCCAATTTCTTGGAAACAGTGGGATAGGAATTTGGAAAGAATAGGCTACAAAAAATGCCGATAGTAATAGTCAAATCTCAAATGATCATTATAAAATGGCAAACAAAAGCTATGCAGTATATGACAAGAATATTGTAACGTCAATGTAAACTGCAAACTATTATGCACTAGGATTTATGATGGTTTAACTTGGATCTTAGTtaaatgacttttgagttataAACATGTACAGTTGGGAATGGGAAGTGCACTGGAGACCCTTTGCGGTCAAGCTTTTGGGGCTGGGCAGCTAAACATGCTCGGAGTATACATGCAGAGATCATGGGTGATCCTAAATGCCACGGCTTTAGTTCTAATGTTGGTTCAGATTTTTGCGGCCCAAATCTTGAGACTCATAGGACAAACACCAGATATATCGAAGTGGGCTGGGACATTTGCTGTTTGGATGATTCCACAAATATTTGCCTACGCATTCAACTTTCCAATCCAGAAGTTCTTGCAAGCTCAGAGCAAGATCATTGTGATGGCCATCATAGCCGCGGTGGCTATAGTCGGCCACGCCCTGTTCAGCTGGTTGTTTATGCTGAAATTGGGGTGGGGTCTGGTGGGTGGGGCGGCGATGCTGAATGCCTCGTGGTGGTTCATAGTGGTTGCGCAGCTTGTGTACATTTTCAGCGGCACCTGTGGTGAAGCTTGGTCTGGATTTTCGTGGAAAGCCTTTCAAAATCTATGGGGTTTTGTCAAGTTATCTCTTGCATCTGCAATAATGCTCTGGTGAGTACTTGCAAACTAATTCCAAGTTTTCAACAGCTCCTCTAACTCATCCATGCAAATCTTACTACGTCTACTCTTaatcccccaaaaaaaaaaaaaatcctcgaGTTTTTGGtccttcaaaattcattttcttgttgattttgaTTCTTAAAAGAACTCTATGTAGTGCAAAATCATTATTCATACAAAATCTGTTTTGTTTACTTTCATCGGAGCCGGATTTTGTTCTTCAAAACCGTATTTTAATAAGTAACTAGCGCGATACGGAGTTGACCGCGCGTCTTTTGTCTCCTGTTCTAACTTCTAAGATTTTAGCTCGACAGCGAACGCATTTGTCGGGATTTCGTATACAGAACAAGTGATGAGTACAATATTATTGCCGAACGTAATTGTGTAATGAGTACATACATTTAAACTCGTGCTTGGTGAGACGGTTCCCCAAGCGAATTTGACTCTTCTAAACTCGTGTTTGGTAACACGGTTCCACAAGTGAATTTGTCGATCTCTCCTAAACTACTAACTGGGGATTCAGACCCAATCTGACTTTTCCAGTCTGAATGGGCATTGGTTGAATTGCCTTTGAGATCCAAAATTCACGTACGTGTCTCTCCATGGTCTTCAACTTCATTGTTTGTGGTGCTTATTTAGTTAGGGATAGTTAACCTTCCTTTAGGTGTTTGACAAATTCATctaattttcatgaaattttaaaaattacatatatctcccttgagtttatttattttggtaacaATAACCATTCAatgttcaaaattttaaatgaatAATCCAAAATGCTCTTATAAAATTGTGAagtttattttacttttttataaaattctttaaaaaaaatatagaacACGCATAAAATCTCAAATTTACTTTCAACCATCATCCCTATTATATTAAACCTTTCATATTCTCATATTTCAAATTAGTACCATTATCACCATGATTACCGCCCCATCAGTTCTTAAATTCTAAAACCTCAAtctaagttaaaaaaaaaaaagagaaaaaaaatcagcattattaaactcaaaaaatttcaccaactaCATTAATGTAACATCTTATCCCTCAAATGTTGGGGTACAAACACTAGCTCCATCCTTTTTAAACCTTCACCTTATATCTTCTTCCATTCATCTTCAAAATCCTCcaattaaaactaaaattaatttgTAATGTGTTAAAATTGTGTTTAGGACATAATTGgtttcatacatgaatcttgTCTTTGTTTTCATTAAATGTTTGATTGTGTGATGCATTCATATGCATATGATTAGGAGTGGGTTATTTGATTGCCTGAAAAAATTAATATGTCAAGGTTATTATGGTCATTTTATAGGATCGAGGGAGGCGAGTGTAATATTGAAAATCTCAAAAGCACTaggtgaaattgttagaaacttcgagggagatttctgaaattaccCATTTATTTATCATGTTAGTTAGCTGCGGTGTCAATTCTGACTCGTTCAGTCAATTCTGACTCGTTCAGTCAATTCAGATCCACGATGGCTTGGGCTTATAAATCATCGTCCACCATTTTATTGCACAAATAGCTGTGTAATACTGAAATATCCTTGTCCGTTCCTGAGTCAGTTGCCGTATGGTCTAGGGAGGGCAAcgcgggcacccgccccgcGGGGTTAATGGGGAGGGGGTTGGGGCGGGAACGGGGGCGGGGGAAATATTTcccccccgcttagaaacgggcCCCGCCCTATTCCTGTTCCGTCACtcgctttaaaaaaataaatatatatataatatataatttaattagttacaaatttatgataatgatattattagttatatgtattatataatgtctattagtatatataatataattgatattattaattatattaataattatatatgtgtactaatacaaattattaattggttatactaaatttactaatacatttatactaaatccctaattacacttatcatttgtattaattttgtataatttcagtgtaattataaattttatattgaaTTAATTGTATTAATGACAAATTCAATTACATCAACCATTTCAAATTGGACAGAATTCAACTTGTGAGATCTGTGTCTCTTTTCCTATCTGAATTTACTAGGAAGTTATTGAGTGAATTTTAATTGAATACAGTTATAACTGTACTCCAATGTTCACACAAGTAAAATTGATATAGAATGGCGATGTAATTATGTGGCTATATAGCGACAGGAGATTCAGATTATTCAAATTATTCAAATTGTTGGACCCAAAAGATATTATTGACATCTTCTAAATATAGCTTAAAACAATTAGAGTTTTGATCATATTCCAAAGACTAGAATGTTCCGTTTTGGTCAGATCAATGATGAATTAATAATGCCGTCCAACAGTCCAGAATAACACACGCATCCTCAAATTGACAATATAATTTATTATTCATgtaatttgaatatttaatCTCAATTTAATCACTGTCCACCGGCCGTAACCTTGCAGCTTGGAATTCTGGTACTTTACGTCATTAGTTCTATTTGCCGGATACTTGAAAAACGCTGAGATTGCTGTGGATTCCCTCTCCATATGGTGAGTAGCTCTGAAACTTGACAGGCATAGCCCATGTGGCCAGTTTAATCAATTGCTCAGCTTTATTGTTGTCGCAGCATCAATGTACTCGGTTGGACTGTCATGGTCGCTATTGGATTGAATGCAGCCATAAGGTTAGCAAGGAAAGGAAAAACTTAATACTACTACCGAAATGCTTTGATTGTTTCTAGAACAAGGCGTCAATCATTTACCTTATTTTCGCTAAAAATAAAgctcatcttttttcttttttttggaatGGTTTTAGTGTGAGGGTGTCCAATGAACTGGGAGCAGGACGTCCAAGAACTGCGAAATTTTCAGTGGTAGTGGTCACATTAACCTCGCTTGTAGCCGGAATCTTGCTTGCTCTGGTTCTGCTTATCAGCCGAAAGCAATACCCTGCTTTATTCTCCAACAGCGAGGAAGTTCAACGATCTGTATATGACCTAACACCTCTGCTAGTTGCCTGCGTCATTATTAACAGTGTTCAACCTACTCTTTCGGGTACACCATTAGACTCCTACGATGGGTTCTGAAGAAAAGTTTAACGGGTCTGTTGATTAACGTTGTACTATTGCAGGAGTGGCGATTGGAGCTGGGTGGCAAGCCTATGTGGCTTGTGTGAACATAATTTGCTACTACGTCTTCGGCATTCCTATTGGTCTAGTCCTGGGATATGTATTAAACATGGGTGTCCAGGTATATGGCTAGCTCGATCTTCCTTCTCCCATGGCCTTATCCAATTAGTTGACTAAGCTTTATTTAATGGTAGCATCAGAGGTGCAAGCTATATACATACTTGTGAAAAGGTTTCATATTGTGTAATGACTTTCAGGGCATCTGGATCGGGATGCTATCTGGAATTACAGTTCAAAGCCTCGTCCTGCTCTGGATGATCTATAAAACTAATTGGGACAAGGAGGTGAGCAAAACTGCCCCGAGCATGCTGTTAATACCGGGAATTACAAACACCTTTTTATTTGCGCATGCACAAAAATaacaccatatatatatatatatagttcagAAAGTTCTTGTATCGAGCTTTTAATTTTCAGCATCCCATCAACTTTGTGACATGCAGGCTTCAATTGCCAGAGACAGAATAAAACGGTGGGGAGGAGAAACAGATCCCCAATGACTTGATGGAAATGCCAATAGTTAAGAGCCTGAGTCGGATATCAGCAATGGATAGTGTGGTGACTTGGGAAATGCATTTTATTAAACATTTACTTGTGTGGCAACTGGGTTAAGCTTATTAATCTAAAAAGCCTATGCTTTGAAGCGTGTTTAAAGTAGTATATATGTCTACTAATAACAGGAAGTGAGGTTCATACAAGACGACCCCCAAGAATTCAGTTTGGATGCTGAAGAATCCATTCCTGAAGCCTTCAATAAGTTCTTGACTTTGTACCCAAAGTTCCAATGTTCAGAAACAATTGATCAATTGAGACTTGACTTTGTACGGgttgttttcttattttcaaacGCTACATTATTGGGATTCATCTGCATTTCGCTTAAAGGAAATTACTGCAAAGCTAAAGCCTGCGCAACAACCGCAAATTGAAAGACAAAACCAACTTTACAATCTTAATTCTTCATCACAAAATGCTGTATCTCTCACCTGAAACTATCAATTAAGCATATCCTTTTAACTCATAAAGCCTAGGCTTTGGTGTTTTGTATCTTGATAAGAAGGGCAGAAACAAAGCATTGGGAAGTACCAAATAGcataaaggaaccaaactgtAGCCAAAGAAATAGATAAATGCTTATTTAGAGTCAATTGGACACTTTCTCAAGTTGAACAGATTCACTAATGCCACAAAGAGGCCTATTCTTCACAAGAGCAATAACTTCATCCACTTAACCGCTTGTATCAAGCTCTCCTAAAAGCTACGGCATCTTTGAATGGTAGCAGTGAAAAACTAGAGCTAATTGAGAGAAAACTCTACTTGTAGTTCATCTCTTTCCAGATGTACAAATGTAAGATTCAAGATCTTTTTTAGACCAGAATTAAGCCGTAAGTCATCTCAAACCTGTCAACATCTAATCTCTTTCAAGGCTAGAAAGGTTGAGAACCAATTTGAACATATTAAATTAGTTGATGAATCAAAAATATAGAAAGATCTGTTGAGCTTGGAGGTCAATCAAAGGATTGTCATTTATCAACAACAGTAAGAAACAAATTTTTCTAATGTCTGAGAAAATGTAGCAACCAATTTAAATCTGCTTCTGCTTATCCAAGCCCAAAAGCAATTAACAAAGTCAATAATTTCAACAGACTCCAAACTCAGAAACACATGGTGGAATTGAAGGATCAAATGATACCTACCAGTTCTTTTATACATTCCATACAACACAAAGCTAGCATACACAAAAAGTTGAAAGATACAAAACATTAAGATATCTCCATGAGGATCAAATGATACCTACCAGTTTTTTAATACATTCCATACAACAAAAGGCTAGTATAAACAAAAAGCTTTGGAGTGTTTCATATATAAAAAATCATAAGAAAAAAATTACCTTAATGATCTTCACTTACAGGAATTATCTATAGATATTCAGAAATTTGATGAAGctcttaagaaaatttttaagtttttcatttgtttaaTAATAGGCACTCAATTATCTTGTGTTGTGTTAGGTTTACCTGTTGTTTGGTTCCAGGATAAAATATCAATTCCCTTATATTACTTGATGCTTATTATTGCTTTTTGTTTTATGGTCTCTCTGGGAAATATAGACTAAACAAAAAGGCCAAACTAGCTTGGAGTGTTTCTTACTCCTCGGTTCTCTGAAGCTGTTTTCGTCATTAGTCTTGGAAAATATGGATTTTTAAAAAGACTGCAATTGCAAACCCCCGTTGCTATTGCTATTGCCATTGCTGCTGTTTCTGCTAATACAACTGCTATTATCAATCGCTCCCCCACTACCATTACTACAAGCATTCCATTGCAGCTGCTCCTGCTTCGCCATTGtatcttttttcttcaatttgatTTTAATCGGTTTGGTTATAGAgaatggtgaagatgatgaagagagGACAGAGGTTGtttgggttttagggttttttttcttgataaattgtgattttggttaaagagtttttatttttaatcgGTTTGGTTATAGAGAATGAACgggtttaaattttctgttcggttaatcgattaattaatttaatatggTCCGAGTTGGGTTGTTTGAGGGTTTGGTTTATTAAGGGACACTTGGCGAGATTCTAAGAAGTGGGACAGGATGTGAcacagggtgtgggacagaagatccgttccGAAAAATCACTCCAATCTCAAATGGAACTGGGATCCTTTCCAATctcaaaaatagtaaatattAAAAAGAAAGCAACGCAAATGGCCAAACTTCACAAATTTTATCAGGGCgctatatatatatgcataaacCTTTCAAGACTTCATCAGTTCATCTCTATTTGTAGTGCCTAGACATTATGGAGGATGGTGAGAAGCCTCTTCTATCCCACATGTGCGATGGCAATGGCCAACTCAATCCACAAAATTGCCTGACACCCCCTAGTGAGTCTTCTTCGAATTCATCCCTTTCCAAATATGAAGGTGAGATTGGTCCCATCAATGGTACCGGTGACTTCTCTAAAGAGTTCTTCATCGAAGCCAGGAAGCTCTGGTACTTGGCTGGTCCATCCATCTTCACTTCGGTTTGCCAGTATGGAATCGGGGCTCTCACTCAAATCTTTGCTGGCCAGCTGGGGACCATTCAACTAGCTGCCATTTCTGTGGAAAACTCTGTCATTGCTGCATTTGGTTATGGCATACTGGTATACATACAAACTTCGGAGTTAAAACCATTTTTAGTTGGTCCATGGTTGATGTTACTATATTCTATTCTCCATGTCCTGCTCTTGATTTTTTCCTCTACTTCGCTATCTTTCCTGAATTAAGTACTTCGGTAGAATATGTACTGAATCATATCACTGTGAACCCCTAAAATGCATTCTCCttctcttgattttttttttttgccctacTTGAGCAGTTTCCTTgtctattcttcttcttcttcacatCTTAATGTAGATTTTCCCATACAGATGGGAATGGGAAGTGCACTAGAGACACTTTGCGAACAAGCATATGGAGCTAACAGACATAACATGCTAGGTATTTACATGCAAAGATCTTGGGTTATCCTCAATACCTTGGCACTTTGGATACTTCCTCTCTTTATATTTGCCACCCCAATTCTGAAATTATTCTGCCAGAATGCATCAATAGCTAAGGAAGCAGGAAAATTTGCCTTATGGATGATCCCACAACAGTTTGTGAAGAGGTGATTTCTGACCGGCTTGAGTGAACTGAGAGTTGGAAATGCTACAGCTGAAAAGGTCACAGCGGTCTTGGTCACCTGTTTAATTTACGAGAGGGGCTGAATCCCCCGGTATAACTCCGAAACTTAAGTCAGTTCGGGATTGAAAAAACAGTTTAATAGTATAGAGAATCAGTGTATGATTTTACCAGAAAATTGGTCATCCCCATTCTTAGTGGAAGTATTGAGTATTTATAAAGGATGGACAGGAAAGAGGGACTGCCGGCACGGGTCCCTAGAGTTATGCCATGGTCAGTGCATCAAGTTGATTTGATGGGCTCCTGCGAAAAGGCGCGCCAGAACAGTTGTCAGAGTCAGGCGGCGCATGTGTCAGAGCAGCTTTGTCAGATGTCAGAGGTGTCAGAGGTCACATCCCACCTTTCCGGGGGTCAGACACTTATACGTCACTTCGTCTTTATGACAGAAGATCCTAGTCGAGGTGGTAACCGGGTCGAAGTCACTTCCCGAAATCACGACCCGAGGGGGATTGCCGAGGCGGTGGTTCTAGAAGTACCACAGGGTGAGGCCCCCGGACTAGCCGAGCTGGAACGACCATCCTCACTAAACCCCCCAAGCCTCGGGAAGGGCGAAATCATTGCCTCCCAAGATAGTTACTTCTCGAGGCTGACAAGTGTGTAAGACACGGAGTACAGCAAGGACAAGTCATTACTGCGTCGATGGGACGGCTGGAAGAGAAGTGAAAGGACGGTTGTCAGCTTTAATGACGGATCCATAGATGGACATGAAATCAACGGTCAGATGAGCAGTATTCTCATTAATGAGGAGAGAGGTCGTGCCCTCGAGAATCCCAAAGATATCGCCTTTTCATCTTCCCCCtgttagcctataaataggagtCCCTTTTTACCGTTTCACTCTTTACCAGAAATCCAAAATCACCTCAGAGTTTCGCTTTTCTGTCTTTTCACTTCGGCAATCTCTTAAACCACATCTTCTGAGTAACTCCATTTCTCCCTCTTTAGTAATGGTTAGGACAGCTAGTACCCACAAAGAGACAGTGAGGCCCGACTTCACCGAGGCAGAGAGGCCCGACCCCTCCGAGGAGAGAACCGCTTCTGAGGTCGGGGAAGGGGGAGCCGAAGCGTCTCATCAGGTCGGGACACCCCAGGGACAAAGTGAGGAAACCGAGGTTGAAGCAGAGGTCCTCTACAACGATGACCTCGGCAACGAAGTTCCCAGGGATGAGGAGGTGCAAGAACCAGCCACCCCTCCGAACTTGGCGGCAATTGACTATGGCCAGGTCCCCATGTTCAGCAGCATAATGGGTCGAGCCCTAATTACCGAACTGATCCGTCAGTACCCCTGGAGGAGGGATTACAGTATCTATTCTTTTCGGCCGGACCAGTCAGCTGAACTCCCTCCCAGGAGTAGAGTGGCAATATACCTAGACCACGAGGTTTCTCCGGGACTGCCTGAGATTCTGGGGAGTGAGAATCACTCAACTCACTCCTAATGCGATCCGGGTCCTGGTCGACTTCCAGATGTTGTGCCGACATCAGGAGATAACTCCCACAGTTAACCTCTTCCGCCGGTGCTACTCACTCAAGAACAGTGGGAGTGAAAAGGGATGGTACTACTTCGAGAACAAGGTCCCGAAGTTAGTGGTAGATGCACCCTCTTCCATCAAGGAGTGGAAGAGGAACTTTATATTTGTCTCGGCTGATGACTTCCCAAGAGGGTTCTGGTGGAGGCCTCCCACCCCGGTCAAAGAGACCTCTCCGGGTAAACTGGAGGAGGGCAACTTCAAAAAGCTGACGAAGTCGGGCCTCAGGATCAACTGTTGGGATTTTCCCGAGACAGTTCTTGTTGACGGCGGAATCAGCCGAGCTCTCATCAGCCCAGATCCTCCgccattttttttctaataggCTTGAAAAACATTGTACTTCCTCGCTCCTTGC from the Coffea arabica cultivar ET-39 chromosome 11e, Coffea Arabica ET-39 HiFi, whole genome shotgun sequence genome contains:
- the LOC113719302 gene encoding protein DETOXIFICATION 30, with protein sequence MEEAKVPLLTNIDRYCHPNDDSSLQAAFHKSNNLSFDADEDDIQPINGARDFFREFAAESKKLWYLAGPAIFTSICQYSIGALTQVFAGQVGTIELAAVSVENSVVAGFAFGMMLGMGSALETLCGQAFGAGQLNMLGVYMQRSWVILNATALVLMLVQIFAAQILRLIGQTPDISKWAGTFAVWMIPQIFAYAFNFPIQKFLQAQSKIIVMAIIAAVAIVGHALFSWLFMLKLGWGLVGGAAMLNASWWFIVVAQLVYIFSGTCGEAWSGFSWKAFQNLWGFVKLSLASAIMLCLEFWYFTSLVLFAGYLKNAEIAVDSLSICINVLGWTVMVAIGLNAAISVRVSNELGAGRPRTAKFSVVVVTLTSLVAGILLALVLLISRKQYPALFSNSEEVQRSVYDLTPLLVACVIINSVQPTLSGVAIGAGWQAYVACVNIICYYVFGIPIGLVLGYVLNMGVQGIWIGMLSGITVQSLVLLWMIYKTNWDKEASIARDRIKRWGGETDPQ
- the LOC113718644 gene encoding LOW QUALITY PROTEIN: protein DETOXIFICATION 31-like (The sequence of the model RefSeq protein was modified relative to this genomic sequence to represent the inferred CDS: deleted 1 base in 1 codon; substituted 1 base at 1 genomic stop codon) — protein: MEDGEKPLLSHMCDGNGQLNPQNCLTPPSESSSNSSLSKYEGEIGPINGTGDFSKEFFIEARKLWYLAGPSIFTSVCQYGIGALTQIFAGQLGTIQLAAISVENSVIAAFGYGILMGMGSALETLCEQAYGANRHNMLGIYMQRSWVILNTLALWILPLFIFATPILKLFCQNASIAKEAGKFALWMIPQQFFAYAITIPLAKFLQAQSKVMEMAVISAIAVCLHAFLGWLVMMKLRLGLLGAALMLNASWWFITIGQFLYVMSGNCGRSWSGFSRKALRNLSGFVKLSISSAVMLSLEIWYIMAXLTLVAGHLKNAEVSVDALSICLEAYAAEERLKLWGGETEAQIDEVK